A genome region from Acinetobacter lwoffii includes the following:
- a CDS encoding LuxR C-terminal-related transcriptional regulator — translation MKLEQENNLIAKIYDAAVLPSLWLDVIKDIVSYTKSKSAIFTGLDQLNPGYDFVYTHNIPNESLAAYQEERIRVIDMKLHMPLWNAIEMGDALSHNCQHYAEQPGTDHYVFYEKCLKPGGVSYLAGVLLDRGNYRWAVLGIHRAPEVQPFEQPELDFLRRISIHLRRALQIHRQINLIQQDNLSLYTVLDSLKTGIVLLDQNLCLSYSNPIAQKMLDQSSCLDLDIHNRLKTNYSQQIRFDQLLESALLEDTTIQTEVGGVLALSDGAGSQFMLTVVPFKKLRNMQHLQSAQHQIALFMTDKNQHYSLSRTYLQQCYQLSKREFDLCELLINGYKIEDIAEQCGITLSSVRTYFKNIYEKTQCCSQIELMHLLMGCTIQFEHID, via the coding sequence ATGAAATTAGAACAAGAAAATAATCTGATTGCAAAAATTTATGATGCTGCTGTATTACCATCTTTGTGGCTGGACGTGATCAAAGATATCGTGAGCTATACTAAAAGTAAGAGTGCAATTTTTACCGGTCTGGATCAGCTTAATCCAGGCTATGACTTTGTCTATACGCACAATATCCCGAATGAAAGTCTGGCCGCTTATCAAGAGGAGCGTATCAGAGTGATTGATATGAAACTGCATATGCCCTTATGGAATGCGATCGAGATGGGCGATGCTTTAAGTCATAACTGTCAGCACTATGCAGAACAGCCGGGTACGGATCACTATGTGTTCTATGAGAAGTGTTTAAAGCCTGGCGGTGTATCTTATCTGGCGGGCGTATTGCTGGATCGGGGGAATTATCGTTGGGCGGTACTGGGTATTCATCGTGCACCTGAAGTACAGCCTTTTGAACAGCCTGAGCTGGATTTTCTAAGACGTATCAGTATTCATTTACGCCGGGCTTTGCAAATTCACCGGCAAATCAACTTGATTCAGCAAGATAATTTAAGCTTGTATACCGTATTGGATAGTTTAAAAACCGGAATTGTACTGCTTGATCAAAACCTGTGTTTAAGTTATTCCAATCCCATTGCGCAAAAGATGCTTGATCAAAGTTCATGTCTGGATCTGGATATACATAACCGTCTAAAAACCAATTATAGTCAGCAGATACGTTTTGATCAGCTTCTGGAAAGTGCTTTGCTGGAAGATACGACCATTCAAACTGAAGTGGGTGGAGTCCTGGCGTTGAGTGATGGGGCAGGCTCGCAATTCATGCTGACGGTAGTGCCCTTTAAGAAATTAAGAAATATGCAACATTTACAGTCTGCTCAGCATCAGATTGCATTATTTATGACGGATAAAAACCAGCATTATTCCCTGTCAAGAACTTACCTACAACAGTGTTACCAGCTTTCCAAACGAGAGTTTGATTTATGTGAGTTGTTAATTAATGGTTATAAAATAGAAGATATTGCAGAACAGTGTGGCATTACGCTGAGTTCGGTACGGACGTATTTTAAAAATATTTATGAAAAAACCCAATGTTGTTCGCAAATCGAACTGATGCATTTATTGATGGGTTGTACCATTCAATTTGAACATATTGATTAA
- a CDS encoding copper resistance protein NlpE: MKKLTLTAAIAVVLAGALTACSKPNDNEPMSNNAQSSPAMMEQNNANTSVNRADSAETSLDWAGEYEGVFPCADCEGIKVELDLNPDKTYELNEEYLGKAGNNETETKGSFSFDPQDPSIITLDNKAENRKFFVGENFVEAREMKSGKKIDSNLNYKLVKKSAS; the protein is encoded by the coding sequence ATGAAAAAATTAACGCTTACTGCTGCGATAGCAGTCGTTCTTGCAGGAGCTTTAACCGCCTGTTCAAAGCCCAATGATAATGAGCCGATGAGTAATAATGCTCAATCCAGCCCAGCCATGATGGAGCAAAATAACGCGAATACCAGTGTGAACCGTGCTGATAGCGCAGAAACTTCGCTAGATTGGGCAGGTGAATACGAAGGTGTTTTTCCTTGTGCTGACTGTGAAGGGATTAAGGTCGAGCTAGATCTCAATCCGGATAAAACCTATGAGCTAAATGAGGAATATTTAGGTAAAGCTGGAAATAATGAGACGGAAACTAAAGGTAGTTTCAGTTTTGACCCTCAAGATCCTTCAATCATCACATTAGATAACAAAGCTGAAAACCGTAAATTCTTTGTTGGTGAAAATTTTGTTGAAGCACGCGAGATGAAATCAGGTAAAAAAATCGACAGTAATTTAAATTATAAATTAGTTAAAAAGTCCGCATCATAA
- the groL gene encoding chaperonin GroEL (60 kDa chaperone family; promotes refolding of misfolded polypeptides especially under stressful conditions; forms two stacked rings of heptamers to form a barrel-shaped 14mer; ends can be capped by GroES; misfolded proteins enter the barrel where they are refolded when GroES binds): MSAKDVKFGDSARSKMIAGVNTLADAVKVTLGPKGRNVVIDRSFGAPHITKDGVTVAKEITLKDKFENMGAQLVREVSSKTNDIAGDGTTTATVLAQAILNEGIKSVTAGMNPMDLKRGIDIAVRSVVENIKATAKPASDSKAIEQVGSISANSDTTVGQLIAQAMEKVGKEGVITVEEGSGFEDSLDVVEGMQFDRGYISPYFANKQDTLTAELENPFILLVDKKISNIRELITVLEAVAKTGKPLLIISEDVEGEALATLVVNNMRGIIKVCAVKAPGFGDRRKAMLQDIAILTGGTVISEEIGMQLDQTTLDHLGTAHKVTVSKENTVIVDGAGNAGQIADRVQQIRAQIEESTSEYDKEKLQERVAKLAGGVAVIKIGAATEVAMKEKKDRVDDALHATRAAVEEGVVAGGGVALVRAASALEGVTGANDDQNVGINILRRAIEAPLRQIVSNAGDEPSVVINAVKNGEGNFGYNAATGEYGDMLEMGILDPAKVTRSALEHAASVAGLMLTTECMITEIPEDKPAMPDMGGMGGMGGMM; this comes from the coding sequence ATGTCAGCTAAAGACGTAAAATTTGGTGATTCAGCTCGTTCAAAAATGATTGCTGGTGTAAACACCCTTGCAGATGCTGTAAAAGTTACGCTTGGTCCTAAAGGCCGTAACGTTGTCATCGACCGTTCTTTTGGTGCACCGCACATCACTAAAGATGGTGTCACTGTTGCCAAAGAAATTACGCTGAAAGACAAGTTCGAGAACATGGGTGCTCAACTGGTTCGTGAAGTTTCTTCAAAAACCAATGACATCGCAGGTGATGGTACAACGACTGCAACTGTATTGGCACAAGCAATTTTGAATGAAGGCATCAAGTCAGTAACAGCGGGTATGAACCCAATGGACTTGAAACGCGGTATCGATATTGCGGTACGTTCTGTAGTTGAAAACATCAAGGCAACTGCAAAACCAGCATCAGACTCTAAAGCGATTGAACAAGTAGGTTCGATCTCTGCTAACTCTGATACGACTGTAGGTCAGCTGATTGCGCAAGCAATGGAAAAAGTGGGCAAAGAAGGCGTGATCACGGTTGAAGAAGGTTCAGGCTTCGAAGATTCGCTTGACGTAGTTGAAGGCATGCAGTTCGACCGCGGTTATATTTCTCCGTACTTCGCGAACAAGCAAGATACTTTAACAGCTGAACTTGAAAATCCATTCATTCTTCTTGTTGATAAGAAAATCAGCAATATTCGTGAATTGATTACAGTACTTGAAGCTGTTGCTAAAACTGGCAAACCGCTTTTAATCATTTCTGAAGATGTTGAAGGCGAAGCGCTTGCGACGCTTGTTGTCAACAACATGCGCGGTATTATCAAAGTATGTGCGGTGAAAGCACCTGGTTTTGGTGATCGTCGTAAAGCTATGCTTCAAGACATCGCGATCTTGACTGGCGGTACTGTGATTTCTGAAGAAATCGGCATGCAGCTGGATCAAACGACGCTTGATCACTTGGGTACAGCACATAAAGTAACTGTATCTAAAGAAAATACTGTAATTGTAGATGGTGCTGGTAATGCTGGCCAAATCGCTGACCGTGTACAGCAAATCCGTGCACAGATCGAAGAATCTACTTCAGAATATGACAAAGAAAAACTTCAAGAGCGTGTAGCGAAACTTGCTGGCGGTGTTGCTGTCATCAAAATCGGTGCTGCAACTGAAGTTGCAATGAAAGAGAAAAAAGACCGTGTAGATGACGCGCTTCATGCGACTCGCGCTGCAGTTGAAGAAGGTGTCGTTGCGGGTGGTGGTGTTGCACTAGTACGTGCTGCATCTGCACTTGAAGGCGTAACAGGCGCGAATGATGACCAAAACGTAGGTATCAACATTCTTCGTCGTGCGATTGAAGCACCGCTTCGTCAAATCGTATCTAACGCAGGTGATGAGCCTTCTGTAGTGATCAACGCTGTGAAGAATGGCGAAGGTAACTTCGGTTATAACGCTGCAACTGGCGAATATGGCGATATGCTGGAAATGGGTATTCTTGACCCTGCTAAAGTAACGCGTTCTGCACTTGAGCACGCCGCTTCTGTTGCTGGCTTGATGCTGACCACTGAATGCATGATCACTGAAATCCCAGAAGACAAACCTGCAATGCCTGATATGGGTGGCATGGGTGGTATGGGCGGCATGATGTAA
- a CDS encoding co-chaperone GroES produces MSNIRPLHDRVVIRRVEEETKTAGGILLPGSAAEKPAQGEIIAVGNGQITDNGVRALDVKVGDKVLFGTYAGTTVKVNGEELLIMKESDILAVLEA; encoded by the coding sequence ATGAGCAACATTCGTCCATTACATGACCGCGTTGTTATTCGTCGTGTTGAAGAAGAAACTAAAACAGCTGGGGGCATTTTACTTCCAGGTTCGGCTGCTGAAAAACCTGCTCAAGGTGAAATCATTGCAGTTGGTAATGGTCAAATCACTGACAATGGCGTACGCGCGTTAGACGTAAAAGTTGGCGACAAAGTATTGTTCGGTACTTATGCAGGCACTACTGTAAAAGTAAATGGCGAAGAGCTTTTAATCATGAAAGAATCTGACATTTTAGCGGTATTAGAAGCTTAA
- a CDS encoding metallophosphoesterase family protein → MILHLSDLHFGTEKPECLEAIRHFCQTHPLEAVVISGDLTQRARLGQFFACKKFLDQLNTPYMVIPGNHDIPLYHLWNRLFNPFTRYQIFFGELEPIFETENFYLIGVNSIRRRYHTKGHLSLEQIQRIDLTLAQAPASKLKIIVSHQPFYVPFQNKRGFKDSPLMAKIALEAWAEHGLFAVLHGHLHQPAIYDLNQMFGLGMDHPVYDVHAGTSASNRLHKDEPNSFNLIDATGKISQYLFDEVAQAFMLKADLPNK, encoded by the coding sequence ATGATCCTGCATCTGTCTGATCTGCATTTTGGAACAGAGAAGCCGGAGTGTTTAGAAGCGATTCGGCATTTCTGTCAGACCCATCCACTTGAAGCCGTCGTCATCAGTGGTGACCTGACTCAGCGCGCACGTTTGGGTCAATTCTTTGCCTGCAAAAAATTTTTAGATCAGCTCAATACGCCTTATATGGTGATCCCGGGGAATCATGATATTCCGCTCTATCATTTGTGGAATCGGCTTTTCAATCCATTTACCCGTTACCAGATTTTTTTTGGTGAATTGGAGCCAATATTTGAAACTGAAAATTTTTATCTGATTGGGGTGAATTCGATCCGACGTCGATATCATACCAAAGGGCATTTATCCCTTGAGCAGATTCAGCGTATTGACCTGACGCTGGCGCAGGCACCTGCGTCCAAATTAAAAATCATTGTCAGCCATCAGCCTTTTTATGTGCCTTTTCAAAATAAGCGCGGTTTCAAGGACAGCCCATTGATGGCCAAAATTGCTTTAGAGGCCTGGGCAGAGCATGGTCTGTTTGCGGTGTTGCATGGGCATCTGCATCAACCGGCGATTTATGATTTGAATCAGATGTTCGGATTGGGGATGGATCATCCTGTATATGATGTACATGCAGGGACTTCTGCGTCAAATCGTCTACATAAAGATGAACCGAACAGCTTTAATCTGATTGATGCCACAGGAAAAATTTCTCAATATTTATTCGATGAAGTGGCACAAGCCTTTATGTTGAAGGCTGATCTGCCGAATAAATAG
- a CDS encoding diacylglycerol/lipid kinase family protein yields MSNQSKPLSLIFNHKAGFRIQGPEGIYEQLIDIFSAQGYQTKAYEINDSQQFDKIMVEVLEQHLASSESGIIVAAGGDGTLNTVAKHVLNTQIPVGILPLGTFNYVARLLGIPLDLLEAAKVIATGQPQRMNVARINQEIYLNNASLGLYPLFIKKREDYNRIFGRLPLHAYTSALDVLIRDRKELKLKIWVDQKKYPVKTPLIFFGNNPLQLADMKMRIAEAAEKGKVAGVVVSKSDKLTLFKLVYQLIRGKIDQASDVYSFAADQVRIESRAKKLMVAIDGEIVEMAPPLNISVLKDSLNVMVPHDPASV; encoded by the coding sequence ATGTCTAATCAATCTAAACCCTTATCGCTGATTTTTAATCATAAAGCTGGTTTTCGCATACAGGGGCCAGAAGGCATTTATGAACAGCTGATCGATATATTTTCAGCACAGGGTTATCAAACTAAAGCTTATGAAATCAATGATTCACAGCAATTTGATAAAATTATGGTTGAGGTGCTTGAACAGCATTTGGCATCTAGCGAGTCAGGAATCATCGTTGCGGCAGGCGGAGATGGCACTTTAAATACAGTCGCCAAACATGTGTTGAATACGCAAATTCCTGTCGGTATTTTGCCTTTAGGGACTTTTAACTATGTGGCCAGATTATTGGGGATTCCGCTGGATTTGCTTGAAGCGGCAAAAGTGATTGCGACAGGACAGCCACAACGTATGAATGTTGCTCGTATCAATCAGGAAATTTATCTGAATAATGCCAGTTTAGGTCTATATCCTTTATTTATTAAAAAACGTGAAGACTATAATCGTATTTTTGGTCGCTTACCGCTACATGCCTATACTTCTGCACTGGATGTTTTAATTCGCGACCGTAAAGAATTAAAACTAAAAATCTGGGTGGATCAAAAGAAATATCCGGTAAAAACACCACTGATTTTTTTTGGCAATAATCCCTTGCAACTGGCGGATATGAAAATGCGCATTGCAGAAGCGGCTGAAAAAGGCAAAGTGGCGGGAGTTGTAGTTTCTAAAAGTGATAAGCTTACTTTATTTAAGCTAGTGTATCAGCTGATTCGTGGCAAGATTGACCAGGCATCGGATGTTTATAGTTTTGCAGCCGATCAAGTTCGAATCGAATCCCGAGCCAAGAAACTGATGGTAGCGATTGATGGGGAAATTGTGGAAATGGCCCCGCCACTCAATATTTCTGTATTAAAAGATAGCCTAAACGTAATGGTGCCACATGATCCTGCATCTGTCTGA